CTGATGGGAACTTTAGCTTCATCTATGACAACTATGCAGCTGTTACTCGCAATTTCAACTAGGCAAAATGCTCATGTAAGAATATATGTAGTGTTGGGGCCTTAATTGTTTATATTTATGAATGTTATGTTGAGAATTCATCTGGACACCAGTTTtgtattgccttttttttccattatagTATCTACCATACCTGGGAGAATATGAAACTGGTGAAAAATTGTCCTTTTGTAAGCAGTTCAGAATCTAAAATACTGCATATAAGGCAGTCGCAGCAAAAAGGGGAAGAGCTATAAGAGGGAATGGTGTTTGTGATCACATCTACAATGAGTATTAAAGGTTATATGAAAAGGCAGGAAAGTCTTCAGGAGGGTTTTGAATAAGATGAGCCTTTACAAACAGGTTTGAAGATGGCTTTCTAGCCATAATGGGATGTATTCCTTGTATAGTGTTCTCATGTTATCTTTCTCTTCCTAGAATGCCTAAGTCAAAGGAACTTGTGTCTTCAAGCTCATCTGCTAGTGATTCAGATAGTGAAGTTGACAAAAAGGTGACCACTATATGCAGTTTATAACTACTATGTTAACTGTTCTATTTCAGGCTGGGGCTAAGGAATTAGTTGAGTGTTATGTCACAAAATGCATGTCATTCCATATGATTTATCTGACACTTAAACCCCAAACatccccttccaaccccaaaccaaacccaaacaaaacccaccttCCAAGATTATGGTTTGGGTGGATGCTTTTTGCTTTGCAgtacactttttttcttaagatgCATTTTGCTTCACGTTTTTCTGTATGGTATATTTAGCCACAAGCTTCCTGGAattctttgctgctttgtgGCAAGTGATAGAAGGCTTCTATATAAGCTGCCTTTGGTGGCAAGAATTTGAACTAATTTTGAGGACACCCCCCACCTTCATTTTGATATCTGGATTACTTGCAAGTCCAAAACGAAAACCTCCACTTGCCTTGTCATCCATGTGCCGCTTGCTTATCTTGCTCACATTCTTTTTATGTTTCAGAGTCTTACGTTTACTGTAATACCATCTGCTAGTTTCTCACTTAAAAGCGGAGTCAACCTGAATGTTTTTGAGTTGATAATTTTAACATTAGCTGTTTTAAATGCATAAAtgtaatgttttcatttattttaatagtgatttaatttataaatttgtATAGATGTTTCAGTCATTGCAAACAAATTGAATACAATAGTCTATCTTTTTAAGAAATGCTAGGTGGTAATGCAGACATTGGGTCTTTTAGTGCGGTATGTGAAGAGACTCAGTCTGATATCCTGAATTGGTTCAAATGTGAAAATGTGATTTGGTTGCACCTAGCAAATTAGGTATTTTGTGAAATCTTAATATAAGAGAAAAtggtcaggtttttttttttagttgtttgtgAAATGTATTCCTGATAAGACATAGTGTAGCAATCAACTTCAGTAGGCAGTAAggtggttggttttggtttttttctatgaCAACCTCCCATATTTTTTTGAGCTGTTGCTCTTTAAAAGAGGTTATCTACAATATGATTCTAGCAGGTGAGAATAATTTTTGGTATCTTTGTATTATTCTTTCTTTATGGTGGGCATGATTACTATATAATCATTAGTGGAAATGTAGCATTCTCTGTAGCATCTGCTAGCAAAGTAATCTGATTTACAGGTGATATTGcctgaatgttttaaaaacatgtttaattTATCATGCTATGAACAGAGATTGgacttcaattaaaaaaaaattctcttgtatttgatttttcagatcctttttttcattatcttatctacttttttttttttttttaacagagttGTTAGCTGTTCCCCATTTTTCATTGCACTCTCTGGAAAGTGAAGCTTCTATCAGACtttaagattttaattaaaactgacAATATTATTGCACAAAGAAAGTAGGctttctgaaatgtattttgatctaattaatttctctttaaagcCAAATTATTATGGTAAGCTTCACTGAGAAGAGAAATAGGCtcatttgaagatttttttttttttttgttccagtcTAAATGTACAGTATTGGATTCCTGCCTTCACAGGAGGAAGGTGATAATGTGTATTGCATAATAGTAGTTTGTGACCTCTAACATAaactttttttataatttataaaatgaGTTGTgattcattactttttttttttattcttgctcCAAGGCAAAGCGGAAAAAGCAAGTAGTTCCAGAAAAGCccataaagaaacaaaagactGGTGAAAGTTCAAAAGGTGCAGCTTCTTCTAAGCAAAGCAGTAACAGAGATGAGAATATGTTTCAGGTAAAATTGATGACTGTCTTAGAGCCTGGTTAAGGTAACCATTTACATCATAATCTGTATAAGTTTTATGAGGCTATCTGAATATCATGATAGCAGTGCTTGGTCTCCTGAAATCTTGGCTGAAGTGGATTACGATGCTAGCATGCAGATGAGATGCTGAGAAAAAGCACTGTTAGGTTTCAATAGAGTAAAAGAATCAGAGTTGTGGCAATTGATTCTAACCCTCATGTCTTTGCATGTCATAATTCTCTGGGTAGTCATTTTGTCTGTAAATATTAGATCAGGACAGTCTTGGAAACCCAAAATATGGACTCTTAATTCCTATTTAGCTAGGTCAAGGGAACTTGGCTACTGTCTTCTGAGGCAGTATCTTGGAATAAGTTTTGCTTGTTCCTTTATGATGCAGgtttttctcactgaaaatccaatatttcaatttttgaCATTGTCAAAATAGGATGaatgtacatttttttcagtagccAGAAACATTTGTGAGTTCAGGGTATTGCATATCCTGGGGTTAGCTGAGGAAGCAATGTATGCTGAAAGCTGTGCAAGAATATGAATACCtcagaattcctttttttaggGGTGTGGATCAAGACTTATTAAATTTCTGACTGGCTGGCTTGAAAGGGGTAAGGGATGAGAAAGGGACTTAAATTCTTAGAGACTTTGATTCTTAAGTTTGTGAAAAGTTATGAGAGAGGTGCCTAATAAGATGGTTCCAACACTGAGTAAGGCAAAATAAATGGTTTTGGGCTGTAGCTGTGCAAAGTAATACATGGGGGGAAACTCTAGTGAAGGCCCATGTCAATTTTCACTTTACTCTGTATATATAGTTGGAGGGAGAGCTTCAATTGAAGACCCTGGGCATAACTGCTTGGACTTGTCCATTGAAGAAAGAATACAATACTTTTAGTTCTGCTGGAGCATGCTTTGATCCATGTAGGAAAAATGAGATAGTATCTTCTGCATCTAATGAGGTGAACTGCATTTAGAACTCAAACATCGCATAAAGCCTatatgtttgggattttttgtaaTCGGTTCAGAAATTGCAGCCTTGgggaaaagttaattttaatgCACtcccaatgaaaaaaaaagagaaaaaacaaaaaacaaagcaacataACAAACCAACataaccaaaccaaccaaagcaaaaaaactttcaaataaaagcaaaagtatTTGTGTGCTCTGATTTCTTTCAACCTTTTTGACCCAAGGTAATAAGTTACTAAAAACAGACAGTAGAGGACTCATATTACTCTAAGAGCAGGATTCTTCTGGTGTTGactacaaaacagaaaaatatttcagtatcaCCCTGACCTAAACCATCAGTGTTCCTAAGTTTCTGCCTGCCTTTAGTTACTCAAGAACAAAAGTTTTTTTTAGATTGTTTGTTGTGTTATGTGCATTCTTTTTTCATGCAACATCAGCTTATGTGTGTTAACTAAGATGCACCTGTTTCAGTGTAGAAATAGCACTGTAGGTTTGAGGAtgctccctctctctcctttctacCCAAGAGAGCATGCTAGATATAGTTGCATGTTAATTTTGTAggtattattttgtttgttctaaGAATATTAATAATACTAGAAtctctcctttctgcttccCCATGGTAATAAAAATGATCAGTGTACAAGTGATTTTGCAGCATAACTTACAAGTGTGTCTTCAGTTGATGGAAATGAGGCTGTAAAGCATTCATATGATACTCAGAAATTCTGTGGCATCCATATTATGTGTGGGAATGATAGCAACTGACATGAAACTTAGTGGTTTGCTGTTTTACACCTTTGGGCTGTGTTCTTAAAGTATACAGCTTCCTTTAATATTGAACTCATTGTGACTGCTGTATTCAGAAGATTAAACATTTCCGTAAAGATCTATacttgattatttttgtttgaaactAATGTTAGTGTAATGGTATTCTTGAAACTAAttatgaagaataaaataattgtaaGAAGGGAATTAAGTATAAGAGACCaagtatgttttatttatttacgtcattttctttttaggtTTTATAGGTAGCCTAGTATACTTTGGAATTTGTTAAAGGATTTGAGTGCAGTTGAAGTGTGGAAATTTACCTTACTCCCATTTGTGATGTATTACTAGAGGCCCTAAGGACAAGCATTATTCATGTTACATTAGTTTCCTGTCTGTGGCTTCAAGCCAATGTGAGTTGTTCATCATGTACCTTGGTTAGTTTGAAAAATCCCATCATCGACCTATGCCTGATTTGGATAAGGTTTGTTAATGCTGATGGGTTAggtattaatattaattatccAGAGTGGAACCACATTACATGATTGGGTATTTCACAGAAATTGTTACTTGAAAAGTAGTTTTCCTGTTGCATGTGTGCCCCCCCCCCTTTATTTGAGTTTGGGTCAAAATTGCTTTTCTCACTTGTGAGAAATAAGTTCTTCAGTTTCCTGGTGTAATGTCTTTATCTATCATAGGCTCatactagtttgaaaacaaaccagtgggagattGCAAgtcagaattaaaatttaataggaaaattaaaataaatgcattagtacaagaacactgacagtcaggatacaacctgacaccctgttagtcagggtggtggtagcagttGAGATGAAGTGGTGCtgttgaagtggtgatcctgtagaagggtctggtcttcaccTGAAGGTCCAGTGTCCAGtggtagctcttgtcctctgggaatccagtaggtagGGCTGACTGTAGTGTTCCAAACttcagattatatccaggtaggaatgcttggttcctccccctgggtggagcatctcacaatgggatgatgtaattttatgagtcatgcagtgaggctaGATGGCCTATTAACAGAAAGATATCtctctggagggagttatcagggatgtgtcatggaagagataaagaacattgccccacctggttttaacagatggtgatagaatacatacttttggtcacatcttacattgtaactCAAGACACTCCTGAAAGTAGATAAGTAGGTAATATATGTTTGTGATGCTCTGGAATGTGATTGTGTGTCATTGATTAGCAATAGTATTCTCCAATTTAGTCCTTGCACTAAAAAAACCATACCCATGTGATGCTCCCTCTTCCCCCCTGTCcaattggaggcacaaaaggcaaagatctgtagagaaatggctgagtgaacagggacatgtgtacgtgcacaatccaagctatattagtgaactgtccttgactagggaaaaaagagaggagcaatgctgatgtggcaagccAACAGGATGTTGcggagggggatgctgaccatagaaagagaaagacttatGTTAGTTAGTTGcgtgcatattaatctgtaaccaatcgcttgctattaaaggccgcgtgaacagtagctgtaatcCAATAGTATGGAGCTTGGTTATGTGTGCTTGAGGAATTAGAGTATAACTATGGGACTGACAATAGAATAAACAgagttccatcatatctctatgagaagcgtggttcatcccggcagatctctggctattAACCTcctcgctgtggagaaaaccGGTGGATTCAGAGTTCTTTTCTGCAGCTGACTCCGGCTTCTCCCGAGGTCTGGGGCCGGGATGTGGTGTCTCCGTCGGTCCACAGTGTCCGATGATCTGGTTCTCGGATCACAGCTAAGCCGAACAGTCTCAGGAGAAGCCACAGAAGTCACTGGAGAATGGCTATTACAGTCTCGGGAAAacttcttgcctcagctaacaAGCTAgctaaaagcagaagaaaactctcCCACCTCAAAGCTGAGCAACACGGGGGAGTGTGTGTGCTTGAACACAAACCGTGCTGAGGAATTTTCCCCAGCTTCCACCACTCCTCCTAAACCCAGCTTAAAGCTACaggacccatttctgggcataaagcagatgATGGGGAATACGgtattatcataaaatcaccccaagacatgcATGAAAAAAGAATTCGTCAGAAATGACTCAATGCCAGAATTGCAGGTAACTGAACTTCAGGAAACATCACTTTGCTTAGCCAAAATCTaggtttgaattttttaaactgtacTTTGAAAGCCTATATAAAGCTTTTCAGCAGTGGCAATGATTTTGTATTGAGTTTACCTAAACATTTGAAATTTAATGTGAGTATTCAGCTGAAATCTAGACAGTGATATAAAATCTAACAGTTTTAGCATTTTCATATGGAACTGTTTGTATTTAAGGTAGACTTACTGACTGAATAAATGTTGTGTACTTTGTATTATTGCCCCTCGCCTTACTGTAGTTGAATTAAGACATGTAGCCTTATCTTTAATAGACAAATTATGCACCAGTTTACTGTATTTGCAGATATAATCTGCTATATCATATCagattttttcttaaagtaaaTCTGGAGTTACTTGGCAATGGACTAATAGTCTTTGATAGATCtcgagaaaaaaaaaaaaaggtgttgaGGAGTATTACAGCTTGAAGCTGGTTTATAGATGACCTTAAAAGTCACCAAAGCATTATAGGGAAAACCAATAAATGTTGTTCATGAAGGCTATTTAGGATATCCTTTTCCAGCAGTGCTGATGGACTTGGACATGTTACCAAGTTTGGTCTGAAAGAACTCAGCTACTGTGACATAATACCTTATTTTTGAATGTTAAATTTGTAGTGCTGTGAAAGTGTTTAATAAATCAATCACAAAATACTATcataaacttttttattttaaaggatgcTTTGAAGTAGGAAAACAACTGCTTCAGGCTTATGCTATTTAAAGACATCccaattgtttaaaaataaatttttagtgTTAATTTAGCATGATCTgcataagaagaaaaattagtttaagCAAGCACAAAGCCTATTTGTTTATGTATATTTTGTGAAATAACTTTTATGACTTTGTTTTGCTGGTGGGTAGGGTCAGCACCAGACACAGACACCAACTTAAGGAATAGTGTAATTTATTATAATGCAAAACTGCAAAGAATCACAAAAGGATAAGCTAAGCAATGCACCTAATCATTACTACAGAAGATTGCCTATAGTGATTAAGAAAGATACATTACCAGTTACCCTAATACTTTACCCCTTCATCCGGATCTGCAGTCatcagctgggggaagctgtcACAGCAAAGGACTGGAGAACCACTCCCGGTAACTGGGAAATTCTGTGGTGCATCCACCTTTGCAGGCAAAGAGGCTTCCGACTTTGCTGTGTGAGTAGCCCAGCTTTTATAATAAACAAGTTACCATTACTTCTAATGTGTGAACATCTGGTTTTATTCTCCTGTTGGGTTTCTCCCCAAGCCTGGCCAGGCCTCAAGAAGGAACCAAGGGAGTTGTCTTTGATCCTACACCCCCAGACAAGGCCAGATGTGGCCTTGTCTGGTTGCTAAATACAGAAAGGTAAATACATGTTTTGCCAAAGAGTGGATGCATATATCATATTGCTAATAATACTTCATTAATGAGTGGATGCATATAACATTTGGTTGGAAGGTTCATCTAGAGGTCAACTTTGGCTCAGGGCCTGTTGTTCGGGCCTTAGTATTTCAGATTTAAACATCTGTGGATGGTTTTAGTTGAGAGAGAGAGTTTAGTTAAGAGTTGGAGAGTTGGACAGTTGTTCATGCTTTCTGGTTAGACTTAATGCTAGTGAGATGTGTTTTGTCGCCTGTTAAATTACGTCAAAGTGCAAGATGTGTAAATTAAGGAAGGTGAAAACTAAAACTAATGTTTTATCAGGAAAgaatattctatttttaaaattgtttactTTATTGTGTTCTTTCTTCACAAAGTGTATCCAGAAGGTGCATACAGAATactaagatttttttacattaattgTTTGActgattttattattatcaAATTTCTGATTCTCAAATTCACATTATATTTTGAATTTgtgaacaaattttttttttaataaatttttttcaaatttgatAAAGCCTAAATAATGTAATGTGTAGTGTGCCTGTtgtctcttttccctttgcccTTTCtttggagaataaaaaaaaagccctcatAATTCAGTTAAGCCACTGTGTGAAAATCTGTTATTTCAAAGTCATTTCATACCATTGCTGTGTTGGTAAACTTAAAGTATTTGGatagggggttttttgggaCATTTGGTACAGTCTTTTAACCACAGTTCCAATAAAGTGTCCCAATGAACTGGCGGAAGCAGGCATGGGGCAGTTGGTGTCTTACTTCTGTTTCCATCTGtatttactgtgttttaaaaaaggaaaaagaaaaagggggggggggaaaccaGTTAGAAATTGAGCCCATCTCATGTGAATATCTAATTTGATTTCTGTACATATGGAATGGACTAAAACTTAGATTTGGGAGTAGAGCTCCTTCTTCCCTGTTTGTTTACAACTGTTGCTAACAAAGATGGTTATAACAGAGGCAAAactttatttcagaaaacagtaaATTTTAGTGCGTTTTATAAGATGTAAGCTTGTTAAGAAGacaggtatttttttgttttaggaGAGAGCCACTCTTGTACTGAGCATTGAATGCTGAATGCTCAACTGATTTTAAGTCATTCATCTATTTATATTGACATTACTTATTTGCCTACTGATTGCTTTGGATTAAGCTCTTGATCTAGTTGTTTTACTGGTGTCTAAAATAAGCTGCAGTGTGCAATGTCACATATCCATGTCATACTGCTAGGAAAAGTGAATGCTGTAATATGTAAAATATCTAAAAAATATCCTTATATGTGTTTTGACAGATTGGCAAAATGAGGTATGTCAGTGTTCGTGACTTTAAAGGAAAAGTCTTAATTGATATTAGAGAATATTGGATGGATCAAGAAGGTGAAATGAAGCCTGGCAGAAAAGGTATTGTTCTGCTTCAtgttattttgtattaaaacatTGTCTGCAGTTTGCTGGAGATCTTTGTGTATCAGATTTCTATACTTTGTTACTACGTGGTATTTTTAGAGTAATATTTTTACTTATTAATGATTTATATTTTAACATATAATTAGTTTTATCTGTAGActataaacaaaagcaaagtggTTTCATTGGCCTGAGTCTGTTTTCCTAAATGGTTCCCCCATAATTTATGGAAAACAAGGCATCGAATACAAACAGATTTGGTATGGGAGTTATATACATAGCCATACATTTTCCCATTGATTAACTTCACTTCTTGCTTTTATTACAATTGGATTTCCATGTTGGTTTTTGAGTGCTAGGGAGTGGTAATAGTATGTCCAAAATGTTACTTATAGTTTGTTATTCACAGTGCTTTAAtaaatgtgaggggaaaaaacccccagaattATGGTActttaaaagtgcatagaagTTCAGTCCACAGAGGTATGGCTTTTAGAAGCCAACAGGAATATGGttgattttcttatttcttttgtaCTGCCTTCTGTTAAGGCCAGCACggtatttctgtgtttagcCTAACACTTGTGAATTAATTTGTTATACTGGACTCATTTTCTTTGTAAGGAGATAAGCTAAGGTCTAAAGTTTAACTGAAGTGTTCCAAATGAGTAGTTTCTTTGTAACCGAGGTGGTTGTTACACCTGAGATAGGTTAAGCATTAATAGTTGTGACATACACTGTGTATGAAACCAGCCTTAACAGTAATTATGCAAGATTCTGCactacaaatttttttttgtcctaagtatttctttttaatgtgtttcaGGTATTTCTTTAAATCCAGAACAGTGGAACCAGCTGAAGGAACAGATTTCTGATATTGATGATGCAATAAGAAAATTGTAAATACAGAGCTATACAGAAACCTTTTATCATTTTAGTTGTTTTAAGTGGTCTTTTTACATTggcatttgttttctaaaatatagTTTTCCAAGCTATTGTATATT
This genomic interval from Corvus moneduloides isolate bCorMon1 chromosome W, bCorMon1.pri, whole genome shotgun sequence contains the following:
- the LOC116437347 gene encoding activated RNA polymerase II transcriptional coactivator p15, encoding MPKSKELVSSSSSASDSDSEVDKKAKRKKQVVPEKPIKKQKTGESSKGAASSKQSSNRDENMFQIGKMRYVSVRDFKGKVLIDIREYWMDQEGEMKPGRKGISLNPEQWNQLKEQISDIDDAIRKL